GGGGTCGGCAAGTCGTACGGGGACGTGGCCGCCCTGGTCGAGGCGGACCTGGTGGTCCACCGCGGCGAGATGCTCGCGGTCGTCGGCCCCTCGGGCTCGGGCAAGTCCACCATGCTCAACATCATGGGCACCCTGGACCGGCCCACCTCGGGGACGGTGGCGATCGCCGGGCACCCGGTGGACTCCCTCAACGACCGTGAGCTGTCGGCGCTGCGGGCCGGCACTATCGGCTTCGTCTTCCAGCAGTTCCATCTCGCCGCCGGGGTGCCCGCGCTGGACAGCGTGGCGGACGGTCTGCTGTACAGCGGACGGCCGCGCCGTGAGCGGCGCCGGCTCGCCGAGGTGGCGCTGCGCAGGGTGGGCCTGGGGCACCGGCTCGACCACGAGCCGCAGCAGCTGTCCGGCGGTGAGAAGCAGCGGGTGGCGATCGCCCGCGCGGTGGTCGGCGATCCGCCGCTGCTGCTGGCCGACGAGCCGACCGGCGCGCTGGACTCCCGCTCGGGGACGGTGGTGATGGAGCTGCTCCACGAGCTGCACGAGGCCGGGACGACGGTCGTCGTCATCACCCACGACCGGGACATCGCGGGGTCCCTGCCGCGCGAGGTCAGGGTGCGGGACGGCCGGATCGAGCACGACTCGGGATCACCGGGGCCCCGGGCCCTGGCGCACACGGGGGTGGAGCGATGAGTACGGCGTATTCGGCGCTGCCGGCCGAACGGCAGCGGCCCTGGGCCGATCTGCCCCCGCCGCCGCGTCCCCGGGCGGCCCGGCTGAGCCTGTCGGACGTGGCCCGGGTGGGCGGCTGGGGTCTGCGGTCGCGGCCCATGCGGGTCTTCCTGTCCGCCCTCGGTATCGCGATCGGGATCGCGGCGATGATCGGCGTGGTGGGTATCTCCACCTCGTCGACGAACGATCTGAACAAGCAGTTGGCGGCCCTCGGCACCAATCTGCTCACGGTCGCCCCGGGCACCACCATGACGGGCGACAACGCCCATCTGTCCGACGACGCCGTCGCCATGATCACGAACCGGCCCGAGGTGATCTCGGCCTCCGCGACGGGCACCACGGACGCGAAGCTCTACCGCAACGACCGGGTGCCGGCGGTGGAGTCGGGCGGTCTGACGGTCAGCGCGGCCCGTACCGACCTGCTGCGTTCCATCGGCGGGAAGATCGTCGACGGCCGCTGGCTCAACGAGGCCAACAGCCGCTACCCCGCCGTGGTGCTGGGCGCGGAGACCGCGCGGAGCCTCGGCATCCACCGGGCCGGGACGGATGTCCAGGTGTGGCTCGGCAACCGCTGGTTCACCGTGGTCGGTCTGCTGGCCCCCAACGAACTGCTGCCCGCCCTTGACACCCAGGCTTTCGTGGGCTGGACGGTGGCGGAGAAGGAACTGTCCTTCGACGGCTATCCGACGACCGTCTACACGCGGGCGAAGGACGAGGACGTCGAGAAGGTGCACAGCGTGCTGGGCCCGACGGTCTCCCCGGAGGACCCCAACGAGGTCAATGTCTCCCGCCCCTCCGACGCGCTGGCCGCCAAGCACGCCGCGGACAAGTCGCTGAGCGGGCTGCTGCTCGGCCTCGGCGGGGTCGCGCTGCTGGTCGGCGGGGTCGGGGTGGCCAACACGATGGTCATCTCGGTGCTGGAACGCCGCTCGGAGATCGGACTGCGCCGCTCGCTCGGTGCGACCCGGGGCCAGATCAGGATCCAGTTCCTCGCCGAGGCGCTGCTGCTGTCCGGGCTCGGTGGTGTGGGCGGTGTGCTCCTTGGCATCGGGGTGACCGACGGCTACGCCGCCTACCAGGGCTGGGCCGCCCTGGTGCCGCTGTGGGCGATGGCCGGGGGACTGGCCGCCACGCTCGCCATCGGCGGGCTGGCCGGCTTCTACCCCGCGGTCCGAGCGGCCCGGCTCCCTCCGACGGAGGCCCTCGCGACCAACTAGCCGCCCTGGACGGTGGCTTGACATTCCGGACCGCGGCGCCTTCGTCGCCATCCCCCGCCGGCGGGGGCGCCGCACCCCGGTCGTCCGGTGTCCAACTGCCCGGGTCGGCCGGTTGGACGACCCTGTCGCGCCGGACGCCCGCAGGTCAGACTGTGGTCCGGCTCCGCCCCGCCCTCCAGAAAAGTGAATATCTATTGCCGCGGATTGTTCCCCGAATTGGTGAACCTTGTTCGGCCCAATGGCTCGGGCTAAGGTTTTCCTATCCGACAAGGAATTAATTCGATCCGCGGGAGTGGCTATGGCAAACCCGTTCGATGATGAAGACGGGGCCTTTCTGGTGCTCGTGAACAGGGAGAATCAGCACTCGTTGTGGCCTGCATTCGCTGAAATTCCGAATGGCTGGCGGCTCGTTTTCGGAGAGGCCTCGCGCAAGGAATGCCTCGCCTATGTGGAGGAGAGCTGGACGGATCTCCGTCCGCAGAGCCTCATCGACGCGATGAAGGAGACCGAGGCGGCCCGCTAGTGGCCCGCCCGACCGCAGCGACGCTACCCAGGGAGTACCTGTGGCCATGATGGGCGGACCCGTCATGATCCGGTCCGACGGACCGGATTCCTCGAACAACACCCAGCGGGCGAAGCCCGGAACGACGAAGAGAATCATCCCGTACACCCGCGGGCACCGCCGCTCCATCGGCTTTCTCGTGGTCTGCACCACGCTGAACGCCCTGTGCGCGGTGGCCCCGCCCCTGCTCCTGAAGTACCTGATC
This DNA window, taken from Streptomyces sp. NBC_00663, encodes the following:
- a CDS encoding ABC transporter permease, which produces MSTAYSALPAERQRPWADLPPPPRPRAARLSLSDVARVGGWGLRSRPMRVFLSALGIAIGIAAMIGVVGISTSSTNDLNKQLAALGTNLLTVAPGTTMTGDNAHLSDDAVAMITNRPEVISASATGTTDAKLYRNDRVPAVESGGLTVSAARTDLLRSIGGKIVDGRWLNEANSRYPAVVLGAETARSLGIHRAGTDVQVWLGNRWFTVVGLLAPNELLPALDTQAFVGWTVAEKELSFDGYPTTVYTRAKDEDVEKVHSVLGPTVSPEDPNEVNVSRPSDALAAKHAADKSLSGLLLGLGGVALLVGGVGVANTMVISVLERRSEIGLRRSLGATRGQIRIQFLAEALLLSGLGGVGGVLLGIGVTDGYAAYQGWAALVPLWAMAGGLAATLAIGGLAGFYPAVRAARLPPTEALATN
- a CDS encoding MbtH family protein, giving the protein MANPFDDEDGAFLVLVNRENQHSLWPAFAEIPNGWRLVFGEASRKECLAYVEESWTDLRPQSLIDAMKETEAAR
- a CDS encoding ABC transporter ATP-binding protein, whose translation is MTVTAHPVIELAGVGKSYGDVAALVEADLVVHRGEMLAVVGPSGSGKSTMLNIMGTLDRPTSGTVAIAGHPVDSLNDRELSALRAGTIGFVFQQFHLAAGVPALDSVADGLLYSGRPRRERRRLAEVALRRVGLGHRLDHEPQQLSGGEKQRVAIARAVVGDPPLLLADEPTGALDSRSGTVVMELLHELHEAGTTVVVITHDRDIAGSLPREVRVRDGRIEHDSGSPGPRALAHTGVER